One genomic region from Sulfurimonas sp. encodes:
- a CDS encoding NAD(P)H-hydrate dehydratase, which yields MQKLFDEVRSLDKRCYEEFTLSEDVLMEHAANGMASYIRENFSKFSSVIVVCGSGNNGADGIALARQLHNDFDVSIYYAKEPKSMMARLQEKRAKAIGVKECTEIECSAVLVDALVGTGFKGEFSNELKELIKKLNDSLAFKISCDIPSYGFKADITLTMGALKKSLYLDASKDAVGEIKVIDLGISRSIYEGQTNWKLLDIKDLKLPTRDKKDSHKGSFGHLAIACGDKSGASILSASSALRFGAGLVTLVGYENEQIPYSIMHASELPSNTTALALGMGLGNEFSDKELDIFLDNTLPLIADADIFYMPILSKILKRNDVVLTPHAKEFVALLKHTKLADISVEELQKNRFKFVEIFTKSYPEITLILKGANVIIAQNDTFYVNPNGTSALAKGGSGDVLSGLVASLLAQGHNPLDSAKNASLAHTLLAQNYSGADFSLTPEDLIAGICDL from the coding sequence ATGCAAAAACTGTTTGATGAAGTCCGAAGTTTAGATAAGAGATGCTATGAAGAATTTACTCTTAGTGAAGATGTTTTAATGGAACATGCTGCTAATGGAATGGCTTCATATATTCGTGAAAATTTTTCAAAATTCTCTAGTGTGATTGTTGTTTGTGGGAGTGGAAATAATGGTGCAGATGGAATAGCTCTAGCAAGACAACTTCATAATGATTTTGATGTTAGCATCTACTACGCAAAAGAGCCAAAGTCAATGATGGCACGACTTCAAGAAAAAAGAGCAAAAGCTATTGGCGTAAAAGAGTGTACTGAAATAGAATGCAGTGCTGTTTTAGTTGATGCTTTAGTTGGAACAGGATTTAAAGGCGAATTCAGTAATGAACTAAAAGAACTCATAAAAAAACTAAATGATTCTCTCGCTTTTAAAATCTCTTGTGATATTCCTTCTTACGGTTTTAAAGCTGATATTACTTTAACTATGGGTGCTTTAAAAAAGAGTTTATATCTAGATGCAAGCAAAGATGCGGTTGGTGAGATAAAAGTTATAGATTTAGGTATTTCACGAAGCATCTATGAAGGTCAAACAAATTGGAAACTGCTTGATATAAAAGATTTAAAATTACCAACACGAGATAAAAAAGATTCACATAAAGGCAGTTTTGGACATTTGGCAATAGCGTGTGGAGATAAGAGTGGAGCTAGTATTTTAAGTGCTTCATCTGCTCTTAGATTTGGAGCTGGTTTAGTTACTTTAGTTGGTTATGAAAATGAACAAATTCCATACTCTATCATGCATGCATCTGAACTTCCATCAAATACGACTGCTCTTGCCTTAGGTATGGGTTTAGGAAATGAATTTAGCGATAAAGAATTAGATATATTTTTAGATAATACTCTTCCTCTTATAGCAGATGCTGATATTTTTTATATGCCAATTTTAAGTAAAATTTTAAAACGAAATGATGTAGTTCTTACTCCTCATGCTAAAGAATTTGTAGCACTTTTAAAGCATACTAAATTAGCAGATATAAGCGTAGAAGAGTTGCAAAAAAACCGTTTCAAATTCGTAGAAATTTTTACAAAAAGTTATCCAGAAATTACTTTGATACTAAAAGGGGCAAATGTCATCATCGCTCAAAACGATACATTTTATGTAAATCCAAATGGAACATCGGCTTTAGCAAAAGGTGGAAGTGGAGATGTTTTAAGTGGTTTGGTCGCTTCACTTTTAGCACAAGGGCATAACCCTTTAGACTCAGCAAAAAATGCTTCTTTAGCGCATACACTTTTAGCACAAAATTATAGCGGTGCTGATTTTTCTCTTACACCAGAAGATTTAATAGCAGGAATATGCGATTTATAA
- a CDS encoding urea amidolyase associated protein UAAP1, with protein sequence MIIEQTKIKPENILLEEILPGGAKWSKIIRRGDKIRISSKDGLASISAMFYNADNTAERFNSADTIKVQHNAFFTKGQSLYSELGRVLLSITDETTGGLFDVITGISNPRILKENFGDGVYCDLGNRYYKSDRENFLIELGKYGMGKRDMVQAINFFRRVDVVDGNKLELSSNRGDAGSYIDLRAEMNVLLVLSNTPHVMEKGEYNPSDIELTLYKGSRITEDDLCRQFSPQSQRAFINNDRYFA encoded by the coding sequence GTGATTATTGAACAGACAAAAATAAAACCAGAAAATATACTCTTAGAAGAGATACTACCCGGTGGCGCTAAATGGTCGAAAATAATTCGCCGTGGAGATAAGATACGTATTAGTAGTAAAGATGGATTAGCTTCCATTTCAGCAATGTTTTACAATGCTGATAATACAGCAGAGCGTTTTAACTCTGCAGACACTATAAAAGTGCAACATAATGCTTTTTTTACTAAAGGACAATCTCTTTACTCAGAGCTAGGCCGTGTACTTTTATCTATTACCGATGAGACTACAGGAGGTCTTTTTGATGTAATTACAGGAATTAGTAATCCTAGAATTTTAAAAGAGAACTTTGGTGATGGCGTTTATTGTGACTTAGGAAATCGCTACTATAAAAGTGATCGTGAAAATTTTTTAATAGAGCTTGGAAAATACGGCATGGGTAAACGCGATATGGTACAAGCAATCAACTTTTTTAGAAGAGTAGATGTAGTTGATGGAAATAAACTAGAGCTATCTTCTAACCGTGGAGATGCTGGCAGCTATATAGATTTACGTGCTGAGATGAATGTACTTCTTGTACTTTCTAATACACCTCATGTTATGGAAAAAGGTGAGTACAATCCAAGTGATATAGAACTTACACTCTATAAAGGATCTCGTATAACAGAAGATGACCTTTGCAGACAGTTTAGTCCACAATCACAGCGTGCATTTATAAATAATGACCGCTACTTTGCTTAA
- a CDS encoding putative urea ABC transporter substrate-binding protein yields MKLFFKLTSKLLVATALVSTLGSSFLMAQTKDKFQVAWTIYVGWMPWGYAENQSIVDKWAEKYGIEIEMVQVNDYIESINQYTTGQFDACVMTNMDALTIPAAGGVDSSVLIMGDFSNGNDGVILKDKKTFSDIKGQTVNLVELSVSHYLLARGLESVGMNERDVKVMNTSDADIIAAFTSDEVTAVTTWNPQLNELSAMKNANLVFDSSKIPGEIIDMLVVHTDTLNDNPKLAKALTGAWFEVMALMKKGDKEALEFMAQSSGTDLAGYKSQLDSTMMFYDASDALKFALSSDLIATMKKVSEFSFKHGILGDGAPDANFIGMEFPNSKTLGDTNNIKLRFVDTYVKMANERKL; encoded by the coding sequence ATGAAACTTTTTTTTAAATTAACCTCAAAATTATTAGTTGCCACTGCATTAGTTAGTACGCTTGGTTCATCATTTCTTATGGCACAAACAAAGGATAAGTTTCAAGTAGCTTGGACTATATATGTTGGCTGGATGCCTTGGGGTTATGCTGAAAATCAGAGTATCGTTGATAAATGGGCTGAAAAATATGGCATAGAAATTGAAATGGTTCAAGTAAATGACTACATAGAATCTATCAATCAATATACAACTGGTCAATTTGATGCTTGCGTAATGACAAATATGGATGCACTAACTATCCCTGCAGCAGGTGGAGTTGACTCTTCTGTTCTTATTATGGGTGATTTTTCTAACGGAAATGACGGTGTAATTTTAAAAGACAAAAAAACTTTTAGTGATATTAAAGGTCAAACTGTAAACCTTGTTGAACTTTCTGTTTCTCATTATCTTTTGGCACGTGGACTTGAGTCTGTTGGTATGAATGAAAGGGATGTTAAAGTTATGAATACTTCGGATGCTGATATTATTGCAGCATTTACTTCAGATGAAGTGACAGCAGTTACAACATGGAACCCTCAACTTAATGAACTATCAGCTATGAAGAATGCAAATCTTGTATTTGATTCTAGCAAAATCCCAGGAGAAATTATTGATATGCTTGTTGTTCATACGGACACTTTAAATGATAATCCAAAACTAGCTAAAGCATTAACTGGTGCTTGGTTTGAAGTTATGGCACTAATGAAAAAAGGGGATAAGGAAGCATTAGAGTTTATGGCACAATCTTCAGGAACAGACCTAGCAGGATATAAAAGCCAATTAGATTCGACTATGATGTTTTATGATGCTAGTGATGCATTAAAGTTTGCACTAAGTTCAGATCTTATAGCAACTATGAAAAAAGTAAGTGAATTTTCATTCAAGCATGGAATACTTGGTGATGGTGCACCCGATGCAAACTTCATAGGTATGGAGTTTCCAAATTCTAAAACATTAGGTGATACAAACAACATAAAACTTCGTTTTGTAGATACATATGTGAAGATGGCTAATGAACGGAAACTCTAA
- a CDS encoding ABC transporter ATP-binding protein gives MSLVTIKKLDKAYGDNLVLEKISIDIQEGEFCTLVGPSGCGKTTFLKMLLGQETPTRGTFLLEGKPFPSEPGVERGIVFQKYSVFAHLSVLENVMLGIELGESKFFGKLFGKARAKAKETAMEMLKSVGIAGSANKYPSELSGGMQQRLSVAQSLVKKPKILLLDEPFGALDPGIRADMHELILDLWRKNNLTIVMVTHDLNESFYLGTRLLVFDKVYTDPRFPNAYGAKITYDIPVGDEREVLKKNRQINQLRRKSDY, from the coding sequence ATGAGCCTAGTAACTATTAAAAAATTAGATAAAGCATACGGAGATAATCTAGTACTAGAAAAGATTAGTATAGATATACAAGAGGGTGAGTTTTGTACACTCGTTGGACCTTCTGGATGTGGAAAGACAACATTTTTAAAAATGTTACTTGGTCAAGAAACACCTACAAGAGGCACATTCTTACTTGAAGGAAAGCCTTTCCCGAGTGAACCTGGAGTAGAGAGAGGTATTGTATTTCAGAAATACTCTGTCTTTGCACACCTTAGTGTTTTAGAAAATGTGATGCTAGGTATTGAGCTTGGAGAGTCAAAGTTTTTTGGAAAGCTCTTTGGTAAAGCAAGAGCTAAAGCAAAAGAGACAGCTATGGAGATGCTTAAATCAGTAGGTATCGCAGGTTCGGCAAACAAATATCCAAGTGAGCTCTCAGGAGGTATGCAACAGAGACTCTCAGTAGCACAATCTCTTGTGAAAAAGCCAAAAATATTACTACTTGATGAGCCCTTTGGAGCACTAGATCCTGGTATTAGAGCTGATATGCATGAGTTGATACTTGATTTGTGGAGAAAGAATAACCTGACTATTGTCATGGTCACACATGATTTAAATGAGAGTTTTTATCTAGGAACAAGGCTCTTGGTCTTTGATAAAGTTTATACAGATCCTAGATTCCCAAATGCTTATGGTGCAAAGATTACATATGACATCCCTGTAGGCGATGAGCGAGAAGTTCTTAAAAAAAATAGACAAATCAATCAATTAAGGAGAAAAAGTGATTATTGA
- a CDS encoding sodium-dependent transporter produces MKIARFSRIGFILAAAGSAVGLGNIWKFPYIAGEYGGGAFVLIYLFTVLIIGFSIMIAEMLIGYLGRKDGVTCFEDLAPTHKHLWKLGGFQGLAGLFIMIFYSVVIGWIFNYIVTSIFYLPANVKEAENTFNAMLHSGVWTQLFYHSLAFIWITYVLTKGIKGGIEKMNMVLMPTLMIILLGMFAYATTLDSFSQAVDFMFTPDWSKIDSNAFVTAVGHAFFTLSLGMGAIMTYSASMEKGSNLVTNAFWVVFLDTAIAIVAGLMLFTFLYQYGSGPAKGPGLVFISLPAAFLRWELLEIFLPFYFL; encoded by the coding sequence ATGAAAATAGCTAGATTTAGTAGGATAGGGTTTATTTTAGCGGCTGCTGGAAGTGCTGTTGGACTTGGAAATATATGGAAATTCCCTTATATCGCTGGTGAATATGGTGGTGGAGCTTTTGTTTTAATTTACCTTTTTACAGTCCTTATTATAGGCTTTTCTATCATGATAGCGGAGATGCTCATCGGTTACTTAGGAAGAAAAGACGGCGTTACTTGTTTTGAAGATTTAGCACCAACACACAAGCATTTATGGAAACTTGGTGGTTTTCAAGGTTTAGCTGGTCTTTTTATTATGATTTTTTACTCTGTTGTTATTGGCTGGATATTTAACTATATCGTTACATCTATTTTTTACCTTCCAGCAAATGTAAAAGAAGCAGAAAATACCTTTAATGCTATGCTTCATAGTGGTGTTTGGACTCAACTTTTTTACCACTCTCTAGCCTTCATTTGGATAACTTATGTTTTAACAAAAGGAATCAAAGGTGGCATAGAGAAAATGAACATGGTTTTGATGCCAACACTCATGATAATTCTTCTTGGTATGTTTGCCTACGCAACAACTCTAGACTCGTTTTCTCAAGCAGTAGATTTTATGTTCACTCCTGATTGGTCTAAAATAGACTCAAATGCCTTTGTAACAGCCGTTGGACATGCTTTTTTCACCCTCTCTCTTGGTATGGGTGCTATCATGACATACTCTGCTTCTATGGAGAAAGGTTCTAACCTTGTAACAAATGCTTTTTGGGTTGTATTTTTAGACACAGCTATAGCAATAGTAGCTGGTCTTATGCTTTTTACTTTTCTTTACCAGTATGGCTCAGGTCCAGCAAAAGGTCCAGGTTTAGTTTTCATCTCTCTTCCTGCTGCTTTTTTGAGATGGGAATTATTGGAAATATTTTTGCCATTTTATTTTTTATAG
- a CDS encoding urea amidolyase associated protein UAAP2 produces MTKNIENAIYNEKISAGVPWSYIVKKGQTLRIIDLEGCQAVDTLFYNANNHEERYSANDTVREQGSIFVTTGTKLISTDDNVMMEVIGDTCGNHDTLGGHCSAESNTVRYALDRKYMHSCRDNYLYEIGELEMDPKDLTNNINFFMNVPVKEDGHLIIVDGISKPGDYIDMKAEMDILVLVSNCPQLNNPCNAYNPTPVQMVIWED; encoded by the coding sequence ATGACCAAAAATATTGAAAATGCAATTTATAATGAAAAAATCTCAGCAGGTGTACCTTGGAGTTATATTGTAAAAAAAGGACAAACTCTTCGTATTATTGACCTTGAAGGATGTCAAGCAGTTGATACACTTTTTTATAATGCAAATAATCATGAAGAACGCTATTCAGCTAACGATACAGTAAGAGAACAAGGAAGTATCTTTGTTACAACAGGGACAAAACTTATCTCTACTGATGATAATGTAATGATGGAAGTAATTGGAGATACTTGTGGAAACCACGATACTCTTGGGGGACACTGTAGTGCCGAGAGTAATACAGTGAGATACGCACTTGATAGAAAGTATATGCATAGTTGTCGTGATAATTATCTTTATGAAATTGGTGAGTTAGAGATGGATCCTAAAGATTTAACTAACAACATAAACTTTTTTATGAATGTACCTGTTAAAGAAGATGGTCATCTTATTATTGTTGATGGTATATCAAAACCAGGTGATTATATCGATATGAAAGCTGAGATGGATATTTTGGTATTAGTGTCAAACTGTCCGCAGTTAAACAACCCTTGTAATGCTTACAATCCTACTCCTGTTCAAATGGTTATTTGGGAAGACTAA
- the uca gene encoding urea carboxylase encodes MFSKVLIANRGEIACRVIKTLKKMGISSVAVYTAADTDSLHVSLADEAFYIGEGLARESYLDINKILRIAKQSGVEAIHPGYGFLSENAVFSQECEANGITFIGPRVEHMQKFGLKHTARELAEISNVPLLPGSSLLKDLDEAIKEARKITYPLMLKSTAGGGGIGMQLCYDEAQLCDSYESVKRLSENNFSDGGMFLEKYVVAARHIEVQVFGDGKGHVAVLGDRDCSVQRRNQKVIEETPAVGISDEIREALYKTAKDLTSSVNYLSVGTVEYVYDTTSDEFYFLEVNTRLQVEHGITEEVSGVDLVKWMILQAYGDNPELYEYKHMLAGHSIEVRVYAEDPSKNFQPSSGILTNVEFPGDIRCDTFIETGLEVSAFYDPMIAKLIVKGENRGDALKKISQAINETRIDGIETNLKYLGAIVESDVFQNATQTTKYLDNFLFSANSIDVLRPGTQTTIQDSEGRTGYWNIGVPPSGAFDAFSFSYANKILGNTKDASGFEIVISGPSLRFNCDCAIALCGADIDAYLDGNIITMNRAIEVKAGSVLKLKKVSNQGFRTYLGIRGGLDVPEYLGSRATFELGKFGGHAGRSLISGDVINIANMIDSDVSNKNITPFRALENEWEIGVLYGPHGAPDFFTDSDIKTFFDTSWEIHYNSNRTGIRLIGPKPEWARTDGGEAGLHPSNIHDNAYAIGAVNFTGDMPVILGPDGPSLGGFVCPVTIVSAELWKMGQLRAGDKVKFVLIEHESAKMMIDAQEEALESLTTYDEREFLSSKPIGSPIIYSDEAKDNVPSIVFRQSGDCNLLVEYGEIELDIDLRFRVHVLMEALNESNIAGIIDITPGIRSLQVHFNPKVCERLALIKKLKEIELTLPCIDDINISTRVVHLPLSWDDESTRVAIDKYMKTVRPDAPWCPSNIEFIRRINGLESTEEVKKIVFGASYLVMGLGDVYLGAPVATPLDPRHRLVTTKYNPARTWTPENAVGIGGAYMCVYGMEGPGGYQFVGRTVQMWNRYHQTEDFHEGKPWLLNFFDQIKFYEVSSDELHKMREDFPRGRFKLKIEENTFNLKEYKEFLKENDLSIKEFKQTQQKAFDEERNMWEDTGIANFSMESGEVLQERMEVIELGADVEAVESPIQGSMWKVLVKLGDVVEEGEVLAIAESMKMEVDIEAPEHGKIAKILCSEGENISAGKILFIIEQII; translated from the coding sequence ATGTTTTCAAAAGTGTTAATAGCAAATCGCGGTGAGATTGCTTGTCGTGTTATTAAAACCCTAAAAAAAATGGGTATATCATCAGTGGCTGTTTATACAGCTGCCGATACAGATTCATTGCATGTAAGTTTGGCTGATGAGGCTTTTTATATTGGTGAAGGTCTGGCAAGGGAGAGTTATTTAGATATCAATAAGATTTTAAGAATCGCTAAACAAAGTGGTGTAGAAGCTATACACCCTGGATATGGTTTTTTAAGTGAAAATGCCGTATTTTCACAAGAGTGTGAGGCTAATGGGATTACTTTTATAGGCCCAAGAGTCGAACATATGCAAAAGTTTGGGCTTAAACATACTGCCCGTGAACTCGCAGAGATAAGTAATGTACCATTACTCCCTGGTTCATCTCTACTCAAAGACTTAGATGAAGCAATAAAAGAAGCTAGAAAAATTACTTATCCTCTTATGTTAAAGAGTACAGCTGGTGGTGGTGGTATTGGAATGCAACTCTGTTATGATGAAGCACAACTTTGTGATTCTTATGAATCAGTAAAACGCCTCAGCGAAAATAACTTCTCAGATGGTGGTATGTTCTTAGAAAAATATGTAGTAGCTGCTCGTCATATAGAAGTGCAGGTTTTTGGTGATGGTAAAGGGCATGTTGCAGTTTTAGGTGACCGTGACTGTTCTGTTCAAAGACGCAATCAAAAGGTGATAGAAGAGACTCCTGCAGTCGGCATCAGTGATGAGATAAGAGAGGCTCTTTATAAAACAGCTAAAGATCTTACCTCTTCAGTAAATTACCTCTCAGTCGGAACAGTTGAATATGTTTATGATACTACAAGCGATGAGTTTTATTTTCTTGAAGTAAATACAAGATTACAGGTTGAACATGGTATTACCGAAGAGGTGAGCGGTGTTGATTTAGTAAAATGGATGATACTTCAAGCATATGGTGATAACCCTGAACTTTATGAGTATAAACATATGCTAGCAGGACATTCAATTGAAGTTCGTGTGTATGCAGAAGATCCATCTAAAAACTTTCAACCAAGTTCAGGAATTCTTACAAATGTAGAGTTTCCTGGTGATATTCGCTGTGATACATTTATAGAAACTGGTCTCGAAGTGTCAGCATTTTATGATCCTATGATTGCAAAGTTAATTGTCAAAGGTGAAAACCGCGGGGATGCTTTGAAGAAAATCTCTCAAGCAATTAATGAGACAAGAATAGATGGAATTGAGACAAACTTGAAATATCTTGGTGCAATTGTTGAGTCTGATGTATTTCAAAACGCAACGCAGACAACAAAGTATCTAGACAATTTTCTTTTTTCTGCAAACTCTATAGATGTACTTCGTCCGGGAACTCAAACAACCATTCAAGATTCTGAGGGTAGAACAGGATACTGGAATATTGGTGTACCACCATCAGGTGCATTTGATGCTTTTTCTTTTTCGTATGCTAACAAAATACTGGGTAATACTAAAGATGCTTCAGGATTTGAGATAGTTATTTCAGGACCATCTCTGCGTTTTAATTGTGATTGTGCTATTGCTTTATGTGGTGCAGATATAGATGCATACTTAGATGGAAACATCATCACCATGAACAGAGCTATTGAAGTAAAAGCAGGCAGCGTACTTAAGCTTAAAAAAGTTAGTAATCAAGGCTTTAGAACATATCTTGGAATTCGTGGTGGTTTGGATGTCCCTGAGTATTTAGGAAGTCGTGCTACATTTGAACTTGGTAAGTTTGGTGGTCATGCAGGACGTAGTCTTATTTCAGGTGATGTTATTAATATTGCCAATATGATTGATTCTGATGTAAGTAATAAAAATATAACACCTTTTAGAGCACTAGAAAATGAGTGGGAAATAGGTGTACTCTATGGTCCTCATGGCGCACCTGACTTTTTTACAGACTCTGACATTAAGACTTTTTTTGATACCTCATGGGAGATTCATTACAACTCCAATCGTACAGGTATTCGTCTCATAGGTCCAAAACCTGAGTGGGCAAGAACAGATGGTGGCGAAGCAGGACTTCACCCATCTAACATTCATGATAATGCTTATGCAATCGGTGCTGTAAATTTTACAGGTGATATGCCAGTTATACTTGGCCCTGATGGTCCAAGTTTGGGTGGTTTTGTCTGTCCGGTAACAATAGTAAGTGCGGAACTTTGGAAAATGGGTCAGCTTCGTGCAGGTGATAAAGTTAAATTTGTGCTAATAGAGCATGAAAGTGCAAAAATGATGATAGATGCACAGGAAGAAGCTCTCGAATCTTTAACTACTTATGATGAGAGAGAATTTCTCTCAAGTAAGCCTATAGGCTCACCGATTATTTACAGTGATGAAGCTAAAGATAATGTGCCTTCAATAGTATTTCGTCAATCAGGTGATTGTAACTTACTTGTAGAGTATGGTGAGATAGAACTTGATATTGACCTTCGTTTTAGAGTCCATGTTCTCATGGAAGCTTTGAATGAATCTAATATAGCAGGAATCATTGATATTACTCCAGGTATCCGCTCTTTACAAGTTCATTTTAATCCTAAAGTGTGTGAGCGTTTAGCATTAATAAAGAAATTAAAAGAGATAGAACTTACACTTCCTTGTATAGATGATATTAATATCTCAACTCGTGTCGTTCACCTTCCTCTTTCGTGGGATGATGAGTCAACACGTGTGGCGATTGACAAGTATATGAAAACAGTGCGTCCTGATGCTCCTTGGTGCCCGAGTAACATTGAATTTATTCGCCGTATTAATGGATTAGAGAGCACTGAAGAGGTTAAAAAAATCGTATTTGGTGCAAGTTATCTTGTAATGGGACTTGGAGATGTTTACCTAGGCGCTCCTGTTGCAACTCCACTTGATCCTAGACATAGACTTGTAACAACAAAATACAATCCAGCACGTACATGGACACCTGAAAATGCAGTGGGTATTGGTGGGGCATATATGTGTGTATATGGTATGGAAGGACCTGGTGGTTACCAGTTTGTTGGACGTACTGTACAGATGTGGAACCGTTATCATCAAACAGAAGATTTTCATGAGGGTAAACCTTGGTTACTGAACTTCTTTGATCAGATAAAATTTTATGAGGTAAGCTCAGATGAACTTCATAAGATGCGTGAAGATTTTCCAAGAGGTCGTTTTAAGCTTAAGATTGAAGAGAATACCTTTAATCTCAAAGAGTACAAAGAGTTTCTAAAAGAAAATGATTTATCGATAAAAGAGTTTAAGCAGACTCAGCAAAAAGCTTTTGATGAAGAACGTAATATGTGGGAAGATACAGGTATTGCTAACTTTAGTATGGAGAGCGGTGAAGTTTTACAAGAGAGAATGGAAGTTATAGAACTAGGTGCAGATGTAGAAGCTGTAGAATCTCCTATTCAAGGAAGCATGTGGAAAGTTCTTGTAAAACTCGGTGATGTTGTAGAAGAGGGCGAAGTACTTGCTATAGCAGAGTCTATGAAAATGGAAGTTGATATAGAAGCACCTGAACATGGAAAAATAGCAAAAATTTTGTGTAGTGAAGGTGAAAATATTAGTGCGGGTAAAATACTATTTATCATTGAACAAATAATTTAA
- a CDS encoding thiazole synthase yields the protein MDNILKIGKYELGSRLIVGSGKYDSFETTKNATLASGSELITVAVRRLNITDPDKENLRDTFAGTNVKFLPNSAGCVTAEEAITTFRLTREATGIDLIKLEVIGDTKKTLYPDVLETIKACEVLAKEGFTIMAYTSDDPIMAKRLEDAGAHAIMPLAAPIGSGLGIQNPYNIVFIREAVSVPVIVDAGIGCASDSAYAMELGADGVLTNTAIAQAQDPMIMAEAMKYAVKAGRMSYLAGRIAKRPYATASSPVNGMIQF from the coding sequence ATGGATAATATACTTAAAATTGGAAAATATGAACTGGGTTCTCGCCTAATAGTTGGTAGTGGAAAATATGATTCTTTTGAAACTACAAAAAACGCTACTCTTGCATCTGGGAGTGAGCTTATTACAGTTGCTGTTCGTCGTTTAAATATTACAGACCCAGATAAAGAAAATTTAAGAGATACTTTTGCAGGAACTAATGTAAAGTTTTTACCAAATTCTGCTGGTTGTGTAACGGCAGAAGAGGCTATAACTACTTTTAGACTTACTCGTGAAGCTACAGGTATTGATTTAATCAAGTTAGAAGTTATTGGTGATACTAAAAAGACTCTTTATCCTGATGTTTTAGAAACTATAAAAGCTTGTGAAGTTTTAGCAAAAGAGGGCTTTACTATTATGGCATATACTTCAGATGACCCAATCATGGCAAAAAGACTTGAGGATGCAGGAGCTCATGCTATTATGCCTCTTGCTGCTCCTATTGGCAGTGGTTTAGGTATTCAAAATCCTTATAACATTGTGTTTATCCGTGAAGCTGTAAGCGTTCCTGTAATCGTAGATGCTGGAATTGGTTGTGCAAGCGACTCTGCTTATGCGATGGAGTTAGGTGCTGATGGTGTTTTAACAAATACAGCAATCGCTCAAGCGCAAGACCCTATGATAATGGCTGAGGCTATGAAATATGCAGTAAAGGCTGGTAGAATGTCTTACTTAGCAGGTAGAATAGCAAAGCGTCCATACGCAACTGCGTCAAGCCCTGTAAATGGGATGATACAGTTTTAA
- a CDS encoding ABC transporter permease: protein MKRLMNKKPSKLGSLYLGLLPFILVVVVYLFTSNARLADNPNDKLLPSLSSFSLAIDRMAFTPSKRTGEILFVQDTASSLERLGLGIFISGVLALLMAIPLGLIPYVHSGLSPFVAAFSMVPPMAVLPILFIVFGMGEMAKVALIVIGVTPILVRDLQQRVSEIPVEQLIKAQTLGASSWTIVLRVILPQIIPRLLDGIRITLGTAWIFLISAEAIAATEGLGYRIFLVRRYLAMDIILPYVVWITFLAFLFDYLLKKATYKMFPWYEVGKETK from the coding sequence ATGAAACGACTTATGAATAAAAAGCCATCAAAACTTGGTTCATTATATTTAGGACTGCTACCATTTATTTTGGTAGTAGTAGTTTATTTATTTACTTCTAATGCAAGACTTGCAGATAATCCAAATGATAAACTATTACCTTCTTTGTCAAGTTTCTCATTGGCTATAGACAGGATGGCATTTACACCTAGTAAACGCACAGGTGAAATACTATTTGTTCAAGATACAGCCTCTTCTCTAGAACGACTTGGACTTGGAATATTTATTAGTGGTGTATTGGCACTTTTGATGGCTATCCCTTTAGGATTAATTCCATATGTACATTCAGGACTCTCACCTTTTGTTGCAGCATTTTCAATGGTGCCCCCAATGGCTGTATTACCTATTTTATTCATTGTTTTTGGAATGGGTGAGATGGCTAAAGTAGCTCTGATTGTGATTGGGGTGACACCCATTTTAGTGCGGGACTTACAACAACGAGTCAGTGAGATACCAGTTGAACAACTTATAAAAGCACAGACATTAGGAGCTTCAAGTTGGACAATAGTTTTACGTGTAATCTTACCTCAAATAATACCAAGGCTTCTTGATGGGATAAGAATAACTCTAGGTACAGCTTGGATATTTTTAATCTCTGCTGAAGCAATTGCTGCAACTGAAGGCCTTGGTTATCGTATATTTTTAGTACGTCGTTATCTTGCTATGGATATTATTCTTCCGTATGTAGTATGGATAACATTCTTAGCATTTTTGTTTGATTACTTACTGAAAAAGGCAACATATAAGATGTTCCCTTGGTACGAAGTTGGAAAGGAAACTAAATGA